The following are encoded together in the Marmota flaviventris isolate mMarFla1 chromosome 18, mMarFla1.hap1, whole genome shotgun sequence genome:
- the LOC114090767 gene encoding ATP-dependent RNA helicase DDX19B, whose amino-acid sequence MATDSWALAVDEQEAAAESLSNLHLKEEKIKPDVNGAVVKTNANAEKTDEEEKEDRAAQSLLNKLIRSNLVDNTNQVEVLQRDPNSPLYSVKSFEELRLKPQLLQGVYAMGFNRPSKIQENALPLMLAEPPQNLIAQSQSGTGKTAAFVLAMLSQIEPANKYPQCLCLSPTYELALQTGKVIEQMGKFYPELKLAYAVRGNKLERGQKISEQIVIGTPGTVLDWCSKLRFIDPRRIKVFVLDEADVMIATQGHQDQSIRIQRMLPKNCQMLLFSATFEDSVWKFAQKVVPDPNIIKLKREEETLDTIKQYYVLCNNRDEKFQALCNLYGAITIAQAMIFCHTRKTASWLAAELSKEGHQVALLSGEMMVEQRAAVIERFREGKEKVLVTTNVCARGIDVEQVSVVINFDLPVDKDGNPDNETYLHRIGRTGRFGKRGLAVNMVDSKHSMNILNRIQEHFNKKIERLDTDDLDEIEKIAN is encoded by the exons TTGAGCAACTTGCATCTTAAGGAAGAGAAAATCAAACCAGATGTCAATG GTGCTGTTGTCAAGACCAATGCTAATGCAGAGAAGacagatgaagaagaaaaag AGGACAGAGCTGCCCAGTCTTTACTCAACAAGCTGATCCGAAGCAACCTTGTGGATAACACTAACCAAGTGGAAGTCCTACAGCGAGATCCGAACTCCCCGCTCTACTCAGTGAAGTCTTTTGAAGAGCTTCGACT GAAACCACAGCTTCTCCAAGGAGTCTATGCCATGGGTTTCAACCGTCCATCCAAAATCCAAGAGAATGCATTGCCTTTGATGCTTGCTGAACC CCCACAGAACTTAATTGCCCAGTCTCAGTCTGGTACTGGTAAAACAGCTGCTTTTGTGTTGGCTATGCTCAGCCAAATAGAACCTGCAAACAAATATCCCCAG TGTCTGTGCCTCTCCCCCACATATGAGCTCGCCCTTCAAACAGGAAAAGTGATTGAACAAATGGGCAAATTTTACCCTGAATTGAAGCTAGCTTATGCTGTTCGAGGCAATAAAT TGGAAAGAGGTCAGAAGATCAGTGAGCAGATTGTCATTGGTACCCCAGGGACCGTCCTGGACTGGTGCTCCAAGCTCAGGTTCATTGACCCCAGAAGGATCAAGGTGTTTGTTCTGGATGAGGCTGACGTGATGATAGCCACTCAGGGCCACCAAGATCAGAGCATCCGTATCCAGAG GATGCTACCCAAGAACTGCCAGAtgttgcttttctctgccaccttTGAAGACTCTGTGTGGAAGTTTGCCCAGAAAGTGGTCCCAGACCCCAACATTATCAAACTGAAGCGTGAGGAGGAGACGTTGGACACCATCAAGCAGTATTATGTCCTGTGCAATAACAGAGATGAGAAGTTCCAGGCCTTGTGCAACTTGTATGGGGCCATCACCATCGCACAAGCCATGATCTTCTGCCAT aCCCGCAAAACAGCTAGTTGGTTGGCAGCAGAGCTCTCAAAAGAAGGCCACCAGGTGGCTCTGCTGAGTGGAGAAATGATGGTGGAGCAGAGGGCTGCTGTGATTGAGCGCTTCCGAGAGGGCAAAGAGAAGGTTCTGGTGACCACCAATGTGTGTGCTCGTG GCATCGATGTTGAACAAGTGTCTGTCGTCATCAACTTCGATCTTCCTGTGGACAAGGACGGGAACCCAGACAACGAGACCTACCTGCACCGGATTGGGCGCACTGGCCGCTTTGGCAAGAGAGGCCTGGCCGTGAACATGGTTGACAGCAAGCACAGCATGAACATCCTGAACAGAATCCAGGAACATTTTA ATAAGAAGATAGAAAGATTGGACACAGATGATTTGGACGAGATTGAGAAAATAGCCAACTGA